CAGCTACGCAATTGCGTGAATATCGAAACTCGGGAATAACACGGAGCGGGTTAAGGAATCGGTTTACGCCATTAGCGGAAAAGCAGTTTCGCTCAGAGCGGCGGAGGCGCGACTTCGTCGATCAGGCCCAGTAATGCCGCCCAAGACTGGCGGTCGGCAGTGGCGTGGTAGGCGGGATTGGCGCTGCCGTCGGGGTTAAGGAGGTTGGTGAAGCCATGATCCACGCCCGCAAATGACATGAATTGCCAGTCTGCCCCGACCCGGTCCATCTCCTCCCAGAAGGCCAGAACCTCAGTGCGCGGCACGAGCCAGTCCACATCGCCATGGCACACAAGGATACGGGGAGCGATGGGTGCGGTCGCCGGCAAGGGCGTTGCGAGCAAGCCATGGAAGCTGGCGACCAGCGCTAGGTCCGCGCCGTCGCGCGCAAGTTCCAGCACCGACATCCCGCCGAGACAGAACCCGATCGCAATCATCGGCAAGCCGGGGGCTATATCGGCCAGCTTTGTCAGTGTTGCCCGCAATCGCTTGCGCATTGCCACGGGATCGGCGCGCAGACTGAGCATCGCAGCAAGCGCAGTATCGGCATCATGAGGGGAGTCCGGCCCATAGAAGTCGCCGACGAAGGCCACGCAGCCCGCCTCTGCGAGCGCAAGCGACTTCGCTTCGACTGCGGGCGTGGTGTTCATGTAAGTCGGGAACACCGCCACCGCGGCCCGCGCTTCGCCTGATGGCCGCGCTAGCCAACCGGTCAGCGGCGTCGCCCCGTCGGCATATTCAATACGCTCGATCACGCTCACTCCACCGGCAGGAAGTCAGGCACCGAGAGATAGCGCTCACCGGTGTCGTAGTTGAAGCCGAGCACGCGCGAGCCAGCGGGCAGCTCAGGAAGCTTTGAGGCGATGGCGGCAAGCGTAGCGCCCGAGGAAATACCAACCAGCATCCCTTCTTCGCGGGCCGCGCGGCGGGCCATTTCCTTGGCTTCCTCAGCATCAACCTTGATCGCGCCGTCGATGACGTTGGTGTGGAGGTTCCCGGGGATGAAGCCTGCGCCGATACCCTGAATCGGGTGTGGACCGGGCTGACCGCCATTGATCACGGGCGAGAGCGCGGGCTCTACGCCATAGGCCTTCAATGCCGGCCAATGCTTCTTCAGTTCCTCGGCGCATCCGGTCAGGTGACCGCCAGTACCCACGCCGGTTATCATCACATCAATCGGCGAATCGGCAAAGTCGGCAAGGATTTCATGCGCAGTGGTGCGCGCGTGGATCGCGGGGTTGGCAGCGTTATCGAATTGGCTCGGCATCCACGCTCCGGCGGTTTGAGCGACCAGTTCCATAGCGCGCTCGATCGCGCCCTTCATGCCGCGTTCCCGGGGCGTGAGGTCGAAGCTCGCACCATAGGCCAGCATCAACCGGCGGCGCTCGATCGACATCGATTCGGGCATCACCAGCACCAGCTTGTAGCCCTTGACCGCAGCGACCATCGCCAG
This DNA window, taken from Porphyrobacter sp. ULC335, encodes the following:
- a CDS encoding dienelactone hydrolase family protein, which codes for MIERIEYADGATPLTGWLARPSGEARAAVAVFPTYMNTTPAVEAKSLALAEAGCVAFVGDFYGPDSPHDADTALAAMLSLRADPVAMRKRLRATLTKLADIAPGLPMIAIGFCLGGMSVLELARDGADLALVASFHGLLATPLPATAPIAPRILVCHGDVDWLVPRTEVLAFWEEMDRVGADWQFMSFAGVDHGFTNLLNPDGSANPAYHATADRQSWAALLGLIDEVAPPPL
- the cysK gene encoding cysteine synthase A, with the translated sequence MKADNILATIGGTPHIRLARLFPDHDVWVKSERANPGGSIKDRIALAMVEDAEASGALKPGGTIVEPTSGNTGIGLAMVAAVKGYKLVLVMPESMSIERRRLMLAYGASFDLTPRERGMKGAIERAMELVAQTAGAWMPSQFDNAANPAIHARTTAHEILADFADSPIDVMITGVGTGGHLTGCAEELKKHWPALKAYGVEPALSPVINGGQPGPHPIQGIGAGFIPGNLHTNVIDGAIKVDAEEAKEMARRAAREEGMLVGISSGATLAAIASKLPELPAGSRVLGFNYDTGERYLSVPDFLPVE